The Cellulomonas sp. S1-8 genomic sequence CCGTCCGGGACGTCGAGGAGCGTCGCTCAGCCGGCGAGCCGGACGAGTCGTGCCGCGTCGACGACCGACGTCCACCGGCGCCCCGTGGCGACGATGCCGTCCCGCCGCAGCCGGCTCATGACCCGGGACACCGACTCGGGGGTGGACCCCGTCATCGCCGCCAGGTCCGCGCGCGTGAGCGGTAGCTGCAGGAGCGTGCCGCCGGTGCGCTGCTCCTGGCCCAGGCGGTCGGAGAGACGCAGCAGGACGCCGGCGACGCGCTGCTCGACCGTCCCGCTGACGGTCCTCGCCGCCCCGGTCCGCGCGGCCTGGAGCCGGGCGGCGACGTCGTCGAGGACCCGCAGGGCGACGGCCGGGTGCGCGACGAGGACCGACCGGAACGCCTCGACGTCCATGCGCAGCGCGCACACCGTGGTCAGCGCCTGGGCGGTCTCCGGGTGGGTCGGGTCGCCGAGCGTGCTCAGCGTGCCGAACAGGTCGCCGGGGAGCAGGACGTCGGTGATGACGTCGGTCCCGCGCTCGGTGGGGTGGACGACCTTCACGCGGCCCGACGCGAGCACGTACAGGTGCTCGGCCGGGTCACCCGCGCGGTAGAGGGCCTCGCCCTGCGCCCAGGCCAGCGACACGAACCGGCGGTCGACGTCGGCGAGCGCGGCGTCGTCGAGACCCGCGAAGTACCCGATGCGTGACAGCACCTGCAGACGGACCGACGGCGGGCACCGGTGCGGCTCGCCGCAGCCCGTCGAGAGCGGGACGCGTCGCCGGGTGAGGGGCTTCGCGCAGGCCTCGGAGGCATGCGTCGTCATGGCCACCTCCTGCCCCGAGCCTAGGCCGGGCCATGGCCCGTCGCGGGGGACGTGGGTCCCGATCGACCGTCGATTGACGCACGTCATGGTCGACCCGCGCAGCCGTTCGTAACGTCCCTGGTGAGGCGTCGGAACCGACGCACTGCACCCGAGGAGGACCTCATGGACACCACGACGACCGCCACCACGACGACCGACACCGCGACGACCGCGACCACCAGGACCGTGCTGCGCGCCGACGGCTTCAGCTGCCCGTCGTGCGTCGCGACGATCGAGCGCAAGCTCGCACCGCTCGACGGCGTCATCGCCGTGACGGTGCGGTTCGCGTCGGCCCGCATCGAGATCGAGCACGACCCGCAGCGGGTGTCGGTCGACGACCTCGTCGCCGCGGTCGCGCGCGCCGGCTACACGGCGCGTCCCGCCTGACGTCGGCACGTGCGACCCGCACCGCCGACCCGCAGCACCCCGCAGCACCCCGCAGCACCCGATCGAGGAGACATCATGACCACCCCCCGCCGCCGGCCGGACCGCCGCTGGACCGTGCCCGCAGTCGGCGGGCTCCTGGTCCTCGCCGCGCTCGTGACGCGCGGCGCCCCGCCGTGGTCGGACCTGCTCATGGTCGCGGCGGCCGTCGTGGCAGGCGCGGGCACGGTACGTCGCGCGGCACGCGCCCTGGCGGCACGGGTGGTCGGGATCGACCTGCTCGTCGCGGTCGCCGCGACGGGAGCCGTGGTGATCGGCGACTACTGGGAGGCGGCGGCGGTCACGCTGCTGTTCGCGCTGGGGCACACGCTGACGGACGCGACGCTCCACCGGACGCGGGCGGCGCTCGCCGACCTCGTGGCGGCCGCGCCGCGCACCGCGGTGGTCGTGCGGGACGGCGCGCAGGTCGAGGTGCCCGCGGACGAGGTCGTCGTGGGGGAGACCGTCGTGGTCCGCGACGGGACGGCCGTGCCGGTCGACGGCGTCGTGACGGGCGGCACGGGAGCCGTCGACGAGGCGTCGGTGACGGGGGAGTCGATCCCCGTCGAGAAGGTCGTCGACGACCGGGTGTTCGCGGGCACCGTGTCGCACGGCGGGATGCTGAGGGTGCGGGTCACGGGCGTCGGCCAGGACACGACCCTGGCGCGGATCGTGCACCGCGTGGAGGAGGCGCAGGACGCCCGCGCGCGGGCCGCGGCCTTCATGGACCGCTTCTCCGCCTGGTACACGCCGGCGATCATCGCGCTGTCGGTCGTGGCCGGCGCAGCCACCGGGGACGTCGCGCTGGCCCTGACCCTGCTCGTCATCGGGTGCCCGGGTGCGCTGGTGATCTCCGTCCCGGTGGCGATCGTCGCGGGCATCGGACGCGGCGCGCGGGACGGCGTCCTGGTCAAGGGCGGTGAGCACCTGGAGACGGTCGCGCGGGTCTCGGCGGTGGCGTTCGACAAGACGGGCACGCTCACGGCCGGTCGGCCGCGGGTGACGGACGTCGTCCCGACCGACGGCGTCGACCGCGACACCGTCCTGCGGTGGGCGGCCCGCGCGGAGCTCGGCTCCGGGCACCCGCTGGCCGAGGCCGTGGTCGCAGCGGCGTCGGCCGTGCCCGACCTGACCCCGGCCGACGAGGTCCAGCCCGTCGTGGGACGCGGCCTCGTCGCCCGGGCCGACGGTCGACGCATCCTCGTGGGAACCCTCGCGCTCCTGGAGCAGCACGGGGTCGCGACGACGGCGGTCGACGGCGCGGTCACCGCGCTGGCGTCCGCCGGACGCACACCCGTGGTCGTGGCGCTCGACGACGACGTGCTCGGGGTGATCGGCGTCGCCGACCCCGTGCGTCCCGAGGCCGCCGAGGCCGTCGCCCGGCTGCGACGGGCCGGGGTGCGGGAGATCGTCATGCTCACCGGTGACCAGCAGCGCGTGGCCGACGCGGTCGGGGCGCTGGTCGGTGTGACGACGGTCCGGGCCGGGCTGCTCCCCGAGGACAAGCTCGACGCGGTGCGTGACCTGCAGGCCCGCGGGCACGTCGTCGCGATGATCGGCGACGGTGTCAACGACGCCCCTGCGCTCGCGGCCGCAGACGTCGGCGTCGCGATGGGTGCGGCCGGGTCCGCGGTGGCGGTGGAGACGGCCGACGTCGCCCTCATGGCCGAGGACCTGCTGCGCCTGCCGCACGCGCTGGGCCTGGCCCGGCGCACGGTGAGGGTGATGCGGCAGAACGTCGCGGTCGCCCTCGTGACCGTCGCGGCGCTGCTCGCCGGGGTGCTGCTCGGTGGTGTGACGATGGCGGTCGGG encodes the following:
- a CDS encoding heavy-metal-associated domain-containing protein; the protein is MDTTTTATTTTDTATTATTRTVLRADGFSCPSCVATIERKLAPLDGVIAVTVRFASARIEIEHDPQRVSVDDLVAAVARAGYTARPA
- a CDS encoding Crp/Fnr family transcriptional regulator, with product MTTHASEACAKPLTRRRVPLSTGCGEPHRCPPSVRLQVLSRIGYFAGLDDAALADVDRRFVSLAWAQGEALYRAGDPAEHLYVLASGRVKVVHPTERGTDVITDVLLPGDLFGTLSTLGDPTHPETAQALTTVCALRMDVEAFRSVLVAHPAVALRVLDDVAARLQAARTGAARTVSGTVEQRVAGVLLRLSDRLGQEQRTGGTLLQLPLTRADLAAMTGSTPESVSRVMSRLRRDGIVATGRRWTSVVDAARLVRLAG
- a CDS encoding heavy metal translocating P-type ATPase — its product is MTTPRRRPDRRWTVPAVGGLLVLAALVTRGAPPWSDLLMVAAAVVAGAGTVRRAARALAARVVGIDLLVAVAATGAVVIGDYWEAAAVTLLFALGHTLTDATLHRTRAALADLVAAAPRTAVVVRDGAQVEVPADEVVVGETVVVRDGTAVPVDGVVTGGTGAVDEASVTGESIPVEKVVDDRVFAGTVSHGGMLRVRVTGVGQDTTLARIVHRVEEAQDARARAAAFMDRFSAWYTPAIIALSVVAGAATGDVALALTLLVIGCPGALVISVPVAIVAGIGRGARDGVLVKGGEHLETVARVSAVAFDKTGTLTAGRPRVTDVVPTDGVDRDTVLRWAARAELGSGHPLAEAVVAAASAVPDLTPADEVQPVVGRGLVARADGRRILVGTLALLEQHGVATTAVDGAVTALASAGRTPVVVALDDDVLGVIGVADPVRPEAAEAVARLRRAGVREIVMLTGDQQRVADAVGALVGVTTVRAGLLPEDKLDAVRDLQARGHVVAMIGDGVNDAPALAAADVGVAMGAAGSAVAVETADVALMAEDLLRLPHALGLARRTVRVMRQNVAVALVTVAALLAGVLLGGVTMAVGMLVHEASVLVVIANAMRLLRRAPQPAGRVR